Proteins encoded together in one Chitinophaga varians window:
- a CDS encoding alpha/beta hydrolase, translating to MKRSLRISLLLIGILLAVLFFVGPHPATPVYSLTLPPVPQDGRALEQYIHDREAAHRLKPDNEARIVWADSAFQPTPYAVVYLHGFSASQEEGDPIHRDFARRYGCNMFLSRLDGHGIDTSDALLTMTADGLWRDAKEALQIGKALGRKVILMGTSTGGTLALKLAATYPQDVYAVINMSPNIAINDDLAFLANDPWGLQLARLVKGGKYKESGDTNALKAQYWNNKYRLEAVVQLQNLLETSMTPATFKKIHQPVLNLYYYKDEMHQDPTVRVSAILKMEQELGTPDSLKDAVPIPGAGAHVMGSRLTGHDLPAVANAINRFADSVLKMKPVH from the coding sequence ATGAAGCGATCGTTGCGCATATCCTTGCTCCTTATCGGCATCCTGTTGGCCGTATTGTTCTTTGTGGGGCCGCATCCCGCTACTCCGGTGTATTCGCTCACCCTGCCGCCGGTGCCGCAGGATGGCCGCGCGCTGGAACAATATATCCACGACCGGGAAGCCGCTCACCGGCTGAAGCCGGACAACGAAGCCCGCATTGTATGGGCAGATTCAGCTTTTCAGCCCACGCCTTATGCGGTGGTGTACCTGCATGGCTTTTCCGCCAGTCAGGAAGAAGGGGACCCTATCCACCGCGATTTTGCCAGACGTTACGGCTGTAACATGTTCCTCAGCCGGCTGGACGGCCACGGTATCGATACCTCCGATGCGCTGCTGACCATGACGGCCGACGGCCTGTGGCGGGATGCCAAAGAAGCCTTGCAGATAGGGAAGGCGTTGGGCCGTAAGGTGATCCTGATGGGCACTTCCACCGGCGGTACCCTGGCGCTGAAACTGGCTGCCACCTATCCGCAGGACGTTTATGCCGTTATTAATATGTCACCCAATATAGCCATCAACGATGACCTGGCCTTTCTGGCCAATGATCCCTGGGGGTTGCAGCTGGCCAGGCTGGTAAAAGGCGGCAAATACAAGGAGTCCGGCGATACCAATGCGCTCAAGGCACAGTACTGGAACAACAAATACCGCCTGGAGGCGGTGGTACAACTGCAAAACCTGCTGGAGACCTCCATGACGCCCGCTACTTTTAAAAAGATACATCAGCCGGTATTGAACCTGTACTATTATAAAGATGAAATGCATCAGGACCCCACCGTTCGTGTATCCGCTATCCTTAAAATGGAGCAGGAGCTGGGTACGCCCGACAGCCTGAAGGATGCAGTGCCCATTCCGGGCGCGGGCGCGCATGTGATGGGCAGCAGGCTGACCGGCCATGATCTGCCTGCTGTGGCCAATGCGATCAACCGGTTTGCCGATTCGGTATTGAAAATGAAGCCGGTGCATTGA
- a CDS encoding AraC family transcriptional regulator, producing MKVIQFTVPVAEEGSVVIQEDILPYFYNYLHRHKEAQLTLIIKGEGTLIAGSYTQPFKAGDIYVIGANQPHMFKGDARYFENLKEKNIHAIHIFFDHDNALKGMLALPELESVRKFLQLTRSSLQLPAAYEEKTAAEIMRLCKLTGAERLFAFMSLLTYFSRQVKDWKSLSTGFLRHAYSESEGLRMNDIYQYTLEHYAENISLARIASVAHLTTYAFCKYFKKHTRKTYLEFLNEIRINAACKKIINGDAESIASVAYATGYNNPITFNRVFRKVTGMSPSAYARQYRFGQENAHRSGFISEWEEVAL from the coding sequence ATGAAAGTAATTCAATTTACTGTTCCGGTAGCTGAGGAAGGGTCTGTGGTCATCCAGGAGGACATACTTCCTTATTTCTACAATTACCTGCACCGTCATAAAGAGGCGCAATTGACCCTTATTATCAAAGGGGAAGGCACCCTGATTGCAGGCAGCTATACCCAGCCGTTCAAAGCCGGCGATATTTATGTGATCGGCGCCAACCAGCCGCACATGTTCAAAGGCGATGCCCGCTACTTTGAAAACCTGAAAGAGAAAAACATCCACGCCATCCATATTTTCTTTGACCATGACAATGCGCTGAAAGGCATGCTGGCATTGCCGGAGCTGGAATCTGTCCGCAAGTTCCTGCAACTGACCCGTTCCAGCCTGCAATTGCCGGCGGCATATGAGGAGAAAACAGCGGCGGAAATTATGCGGCTCTGTAAGCTCACCGGGGCGGAAAGGCTGTTTGCCTTTATGTCGCTGCTGACTTATTTCTCCCGCCAGGTGAAGGACTGGAAATCATTGTCCACCGGCTTCCTGCGTCATGCCTACAGTGAATCGGAAGGGCTGCGGATGAACGATATTTATCAGTATACGCTGGAACACTACGCGGAAAATATTTCTCTCGCCAGAATCGCTTCGGTGGCGCATCTGACCACTTACGCCTTCTGTAAATATTTCAAGAAACACACCCGTAAAACATACCTCGAATTCCTCAACGAAATCCGTATCAACGCGGCCTGCAAGAAAATCATCAATGGTGATGCGGAAAGTATTGCCTCTGTGGCATATGCAACGGGATATAACAACCCTATCACGTTCAACCGGGTATTCCGGAAAGTGACGGGCATGTCACCGTCTGCCTATGCGCGTCAATACCGTTTCGGGCAAGAGAACGCGCATAGGAGCGGCTTTATCAGTGAGTGGGAGGAAGTAGCGCTTTAG
- the bshB1 gene encoding bacillithiol biosynthesis deacetylase BshB1, whose translation MKLDILAIAVHPDDVELGCAGTLMIHAQQGMKTGVVDLTRGELGTRGTPALREKEAQDAAKIMGLEVRENLGLADGFFRNDTMEQMAIITAIRKYQPDIVLANAMDDRHPDHGRAGKLIADSCFLAGLRKIETSVDGVAQQAWRPKQVFHFLQDRYHEPDFVVDITPVMERKLEAIKAFSSQFLAPKDNEPQTYISGSGFFDSVVYRAKMLGKMVGVDYAEGYTSAKMIGIRNFADLINEVT comes from the coding sequence ATGAAACTGGATATACTCGCAATCGCTGTACACCCGGACGATGTGGAGCTGGGATGTGCAGGTACATTGATGATACACGCGCAGCAAGGCATGAAAACAGGCGTTGTGGACCTTACCCGTGGAGAACTGGGTACCCGTGGCACGCCTGCCTTACGGGAAAAAGAAGCACAGGACGCTGCTAAGATCATGGGCCTGGAAGTAAGGGAAAACCTTGGCCTGGCTGATGGCTTCTTCAGAAACGACACTATGGAACAAATGGCGATCATCACCGCCATCCGTAAATACCAGCCGGACATTGTGCTGGCCAATGCGATGGATGACCGTCATCCGGACCATGGCCGCGCCGGCAAACTGATTGCCGACAGCTGCTTCCTGGCTGGCCTGCGGAAAATAGAGACGTCCGTGGATGGCGTGGCACAACAGGCATGGCGCCCTAAGCAGGTGTTTCATTTCCTGCAGGACCGCTATCATGAGCCTGATTTTGTGGTGGACATTACACCGGTCATGGAAAGAAAACTGGAAGCCATCAAGGCGTTCAGCTCGCAGTTCCTGGCGCCGAAAGACAACGAACCGCAGACTTACATTTCCGGTTCCGGCTTCTTCGACAGCGTTGTTTACCGCGCCAAAATGCTGGGCAAAATGGTGGGAGTGGACTACGCCGAAGGCTATACGTCTGCCAAAATGATCGGTATCCGCAATTTCGCAGACCTGATCAATGAAGTGACCTGA
- a CDS encoding agmatinase family protein translates to MADLSQFDPNSVGLLSNNVFGLPFSEEEARLVLLPVPWEVTVSYSNGTARGPERIFRASFQVDLYDADVKDGWKQGFFMREPDKHLLLRSDYLRKEAELYLKFLTEGGDISENEFLKKTLVDVNNGTRAMNEWVYNQTKQLLGKGKLVGLLGGDHSTPLGFFKAIGEHKGDFGILQIDAHCDLRDSYEGFQYSHASIMYNALAEVPQLTKLVQVGIRDYCEEEVDYINDSNGRVVTFFDKQIKERQFEGETWKSICDSIVETLPQQVYISFDIDGLDPKLCPHTGTPVAGGFEAEQIYYLFKRLLASGRQLIGFDLNEVSASHDDWDANVGARVLFKLCNLLVSANS, encoded by the coding sequence ATGGCTGATTTATCTCAATTTGACCCTAACTCGGTGGGGCTGTTGTCCAACAACGTTTTTGGTTTACCTTTTTCTGAAGAAGAGGCCAGGCTGGTATTGTTGCCTGTACCCTGGGAAGTGACCGTATCCTATAGTAATGGTACAGCCCGCGGCCCGGAACGTATTTTCAGGGCTTCCTTTCAGGTGGACCTGTACGATGCCGATGTAAAGGATGGCTGGAAACAGGGCTTTTTCATGCGTGAACCAGATAAACATCTGCTGCTGCGCAGCGATTACCTGCGCAAGGAAGCGGAACTGTACCTGAAATTCCTGACCGAAGGCGGAGATATCTCTGAAAATGAATTCCTGAAGAAAACGCTGGTGGACGTCAACAACGGCACCCGTGCCATGAACGAGTGGGTATACAACCAGACCAAACAGCTACTGGGAAAAGGCAAGCTGGTAGGTTTGCTCGGTGGCGACCACAGTACCCCGCTGGGCTTCTTTAAAGCCATCGGCGAACATAAAGGCGATTTTGGCATCCTTCAGATAGATGCCCACTGCGACCTGCGTGACAGCTATGAGGGCTTCCAGTACTCCCACGCTTCCATTATGTACAACGCACTGGCGGAAGTGCCGCAACTGACCAAACTGGTACAGGTGGGCATCCGTGACTACTGCGAAGAAGAAGTGGATTATATCAACGACAGCAACGGCCGCGTGGTGACATTCTTCGATAAACAAATCAAAGAACGCCAGTTTGAAGGTGAAACCTGGAAATCCATCTGCGACAGCATTGTGGAAACGCTGCCGCAACAAGTGTACATCAGCTTCGACATCGATGGCCTCGACCCTAAACTGTGCCCGCACACCGGTACCCCGGTAGCCGGCGGTTTTGAGGCAGAGCAGATATATTATCTTTTCAAACGCCTGCTGGCCAGCGGCCGTCAGCTGATTGGCTTTGACCTCAACGAGGTGAGTGCCTCTCATGACGACTGGGACGCCAACGTAGGTGCGCGCGTACTGTTCAAACTCTGTAACCTGCTGGTCAGCGCTAATTCATAA
- the ccsA gene encoding cytochrome c biogenesis protein CcsA, which produces MKFEGEHLLPGQLGHFFAILAFVASLVATISYYNAVKVKEPLVRDSWKKLARWAFVIQSAAVIAVFSCLFYILSHHYFEYKYAWRNTSRDLPTQYLFSSLWSDQEGSFLLWSIWNSILGIILIRTSKNLEAPVMTVFSLAQLIMASMLLGIFILGYKVGSNPFMLLRQAPENQAAPIFQEANYMQHIHDGNGLNVTLQNYWMVIHPPVLFLGFASMIIPFAFAFAGLWTRDYTGWVKPVLPWTLFAVALLGTGIMMGAAWAYESLNFGGYWAWDPVENASLVPWLTMVAGLHTLLAYKHTGHALKSTVFFFFISYVLILYSSFLTKSGVLGDTSVHSFTDMGMTAQLLFSMLVFTIPSIFLLIARRKEIPGNNKEESTYSREFWLFVGSLILLIAAIQITFTTSIPVWNKLLSFTGLKGLFKMDDIAPPSDVMFHYNKIQIWIAIVLGVLTAVVQFLKYKDTPKGFFTRKIWVPTVLAVVFTALIAWKGPITYDNYGAGFLTAIYIMLFASIYAITANFTYIFSGLKGKLKNAGASVAHIGFGMVLLGALISSSKMEVISIDRMKMLNDGFFRKESKQNPRENIMLPKDVQVQMGDYHVTYVGDSTAKGDPKTYYVMHYERKDKTTGEVKERFTLYPDAFVNRKENALSSNPASKHYLTRDIFTYVSAAPNKAEAAAADTTAYVAHEIKVGDSIFFSKGFMVLKALEPAPKNKNYVAEKNDLAVGAKLEVHTQTDDHFNLQPIYFIRDSSYQYSVEDTLAPLNLSVRFTKIMPAENKVELKVKETAGFSDYVVMKALVFPYINVLWLGVIITIVGTGMSIVQRTRKSERNSKAPTKKTPVNI; this is translated from the coding sequence ATGAAATTTGAAGGGGAACACTTATTGCCGGGCCAATTGGGCCATTTCTTCGCCATTCTGGCATTTGTAGCATCATTGGTAGCCACGATCTCATATTATAACGCTGTTAAAGTCAAAGAGCCGCTGGTACGTGATTCATGGAAAAAGCTGGCCCGCTGGGCATTTGTGATACAGTCAGCCGCCGTGATCGCCGTCTTTAGCTGCCTTTTCTATATCCTGTCCCATCACTATTTTGAATATAAATACGCCTGGCGCAATACTTCCCGCGACCTGCCAACACAATACCTGTTCTCCAGCCTCTGGTCCGATCAGGAAGGCAGCTTCCTGCTCTGGAGCATCTGGAACAGCATTCTCGGTATTATCCTGATCCGTACTTCCAAAAACCTGGAAGCGCCGGTGATGACAGTCTTCTCCCTCGCACAGCTGATAATGGCGAGCATGTTGCTCGGTATCTTCATCCTGGGCTATAAAGTGGGCAGCAACCCGTTCATGCTGCTCAGACAGGCGCCTGAAAACCAGGCTGCGCCCATCTTCCAGGAGGCCAACTACATGCAGCATATTCATGATGGTAACGGGCTTAACGTCACCCTGCAGAACTACTGGATGGTGATCCACCCACCGGTACTGTTCCTGGGCTTCGCTTCCATGATCATTCCGTTTGCTTTCGCCTTCGCCGGTCTCTGGACCCGCGATTATACCGGCTGGGTAAAACCGGTGCTGCCATGGACATTGTTTGCCGTGGCGCTGCTGGGCACCGGTATCATGATGGGCGCCGCCTGGGCGTATGAGTCGCTCAACTTCGGCGGCTACTGGGCATGGGACCCGGTGGAAAACGCCTCCCTTGTTCCGTGGCTGACCATGGTGGCCGGTCTGCATACGCTCCTGGCCTATAAACACACCGGCCATGCGCTCAAATCGACAGTCTTCTTTTTCTTTATATCCTATGTGTTGATCCTGTACTCCTCTTTCCTTACTAAGAGCGGCGTACTGGGCGATACTTCCGTGCACTCTTTTACCGATATGGGCATGACGGCACAGCTGCTGTTCAGCATGCTGGTGTTCACCATACCTTCCATCTTCCTGTTGATTGCACGCAGAAAAGAAATCCCGGGCAACAATAAAGAGGAAAGTACCTACTCCCGTGAATTCTGGTTGTTCGTTGGTTCCCTGATCCTGCTGATTGCCGCTATCCAGATCACTTTCACCACGTCCATTCCTGTATGGAACAAGCTGTTGTCTTTCACCGGCCTGAAAGGACTGTTTAAAATGGACGATATTGCGCCGCCATCAGACGTAATGTTCCACTACAACAAAATCCAGATCTGGATCGCCATTGTACTGGGCGTGCTCACCGCTGTGGTGCAGTTCCTGAAATACAAAGACACCCCTAAAGGTTTCTTTACCCGCAAAATCTGGGTGCCTACCGTGCTGGCGGTGGTGTTCACTGCCCTGATCGCCTGGAAAGGGCCCATCACTTACGATAACTACGGTGCAGGTTTCCTCACTGCTATTTATATCATGCTGTTTGCCAGCATCTATGCCATCACTGCTAACTTCACCTATATCTTCAGCGGCCTTAAAGGCAAACTGAAAAATGCAGGCGCCTCTGTAGCGCACATCGGTTTCGGTATGGTGTTGCTGGGCGCATTGATCTCTTCTTCCAAAATGGAAGTGATCTCCATCGACAGAATGAAGATGCTCAACGATGGCTTCTTCCGCAAGGAAAGCAAACAAAACCCGCGTGAGAATATTATGCTGCCGAAAGATGTACAGGTGCAGATGGGTGATTATCACGTGACCTATGTAGGCGATTCCACCGCAAAAGGAGATCCCAAAACCTACTACGTGATGCACTACGAGCGCAAAGACAAAACCACCGGCGAAGTGAAGGAAAGATTTACCCTTTATCCCGATGCATTTGTCAACCGCAAGGAAAATGCACTGTCGTCCAACCCGGCGTCCAAACACTATCTCACCAGGGATATCTTCACCTATGTGTCAGCTGCGCCTAACAAAGCGGAAGCTGCTGCTGCAGACACCACGGCTTATGTGGCACATGAGATAAAAGTAGGCGACTCCATTTTCTTCTCTAAAGGTTTCATGGTGCTGAAAGCACTGGAGCCGGCGCCTAAAAACAAAAACTACGTCGCTGAGAAAAATGATCTGGCAGTAGGCGCCAAACTGGAAGTACATACACAAACAGATGACCACTTTAACCTGCAGCCGATTTACTTTATCCGCGACAGCAGTTACCAGTACAGCGTGGAAGACACACTGGCCCCGCTGAACCTGAGCGTACGTTTTACGAAGATCATGCCCGCTGAAAATAAAGTCGAGCTGAAAGTGAAAGAGACAGCCGGTTTCAGTGACTATGTAGTCATGAAAGCGCTGGTATTCCCTTATATCAACGTGTTGTGGCTGGGTGTTATCATCACGATCGTAGGTACGGGTATGAGCATTGTGCAACGTACCAGGAAATCAGAAAGAAACAGCAAAGCACCAACGAAGAAAACACCGGTAAATATTTAA
- a CDS encoding DUF4294 domain-containing protein, translating into MHRRRKILFSAILIAGSFCCRQEASAQSQAPHGVDTVALHAVVVGHDTIPVITLAIFDVVDKMPKALRKEKERYNRLRNAVYVTYPYARTAARLLKDVNSRLATMSSKKERKAFLASKEKEMKEQFGDKLQNLSVYQGKVLMKLIDRETGQNCYEIIKELKGGFNARVWQTVAFFFGGNLKSDYDKQEDKDIEVIVQELEMYQRYRAYN; encoded by the coding sequence ATGCATCGTCGCCGTAAAATCCTTTTCTCCGCCATCCTGATCGCAGGCAGCTTTTGTTGCCGGCAGGAAGCCAGCGCACAGTCGCAGGCGCCTCATGGCGTGGATACCGTGGCCCTGCATGCGGTCGTTGTAGGGCATGACACCATCCCGGTGATCACCCTGGCAATTTTCGATGTGGTGGACAAAATGCCCAAAGCCCTGCGGAAAGAAAAGGAACGTTATAACCGCCTGCGCAACGCGGTATATGTTACCTATCCTTACGCCCGCACGGCAGCCCGTCTCCTCAAAGACGTGAACAGCCGCCTTGCTACCATGTCTTCCAAAAAGGAGCGTAAAGCGTTCCTCGCTTCCAAGGAAAAGGAAATGAAGGAACAGTTCGGGGACAAGCTGCAAAATCTCTCTGTATACCAGGGTAAAGTGCTTATGAAGCTGATTGACCGGGAAACCGGCCAGAACTGCTATGAGATCATCAAAGAGCTCAAAGGCGGTTTTAATGCCCGCGTATGGCAAACAGTGGCTTTTTTCTTTGGCGGCAACCTGAAAAGCGATTATGATAAGCAGGAGGACAAGGATATTGAAGTCATTGTCCAGGAGCTGGAAATGTACCAGCGGTACCGTGCTTATAATTAA
- a CDS encoding cytochrome c maturation protein CcmE, producing MKKTNIILLVVIAVAIGVIVTMVGDFSTYETFATAREKEGKEFHVIGKLDTLQAMHYDPIKDANLFSFYVHDKTGETRKVVFYGAKPTDFEKAESVVLTGKMDGNEFHCSKILMKCPSKYKDDQVVVGNKQL from the coding sequence ATGAAAAAAACAAATATTATTCTGCTGGTGGTCATTGCGGTTGCAATTGGTGTGATTGTAACCATGGTAGGCGATTTTAGTACCTATGAAACATTTGCCACAGCACGCGAGAAAGAGGGGAAAGAGTTCCATGTGATCGGTAAACTGGACACCCTGCAGGCGATGCATTATGATCCTATAAAGGACGCTAACTTATTTAGCTTCTACGTTCACGATAAAACAGGCGAAACCCGCAAAGTCGTTTTCTACGGCGCCAAACCTACCGATTTTGAAAAAGCGGAGTCCGTGGTCCTCACCGGAAAAATGGATGGAAATGAGTTCCATTGCAGTAAAATTCTCATGAAATGCCCGTCTAAATATAAGGACGACCAGGTTGTCGTAGGCAACAAACAACTTTAA
- a CDS encoding serine hydrolase has product MQKTLFFLFFAVAVQTALAQQTDKRLYDKLAPLLAAHHGQAGVYVHHLKTGSTVAINADTVFPTASMVKMAIQVGIFNKLQEGALQYRQQLTYRDSLLYPGDDILGAFRDSQQITLDKVVMLMLTMSDNTASLWLQALAGGGAQINAWLETHGFAHTRVNSRTPGRAGDWKIYGWGQTTPREMATLMEQIYKGEVVSHAASERMYRNLTRNFWDTEGLRMVPPNVRTASKNGAVDASRSEVVLVNAPHGDYVYCIITKNNADQRWDRDNEAWELLRKVGGAIWQHYEPNSKWSPDPGPGQF; this is encoded by the coding sequence ATGCAAAAGACCCTCTTTTTCCTCTTTTTCGCGGTGGCAGTGCAGACTGCCCTGGCGCAGCAGACAGACAAGCGGCTGTATGACAAACTGGCGCCATTGCTGGCGGCGCATCATGGCCAGGCGGGTGTGTATGTCCATCACCTCAAAACCGGCAGTACGGTAGCTATCAACGCTGATACGGTATTTCCCACGGCCAGTATGGTGAAGATGGCGATACAGGTGGGCATATTCAACAAGCTGCAGGAAGGGGCGTTGCAGTACCGTCAGCAGCTGACATACCGCGACTCGCTGTTGTACCCGGGAGATGACATCCTGGGCGCTTTTCGTGACAGTCAGCAGATAACACTGGACAAGGTGGTGATGTTGATGCTGACGATGAGTGACAATACTGCCAGTTTGTGGCTGCAGGCGCTGGCCGGGGGAGGGGCGCAGATCAATGCGTGGCTGGAGACCCATGGTTTCGCGCATACGAGGGTCAATTCCCGGACGCCGGGAAGGGCAGGGGACTGGAAAATATATGGGTGGGGGCAGACCACTCCGCGGGAGATGGCTACGCTGATGGAGCAGATCTATAAGGGGGAAGTTGTCAGCCATGCGGCGAGTGAGCGGATGTACCGTAATCTTACCCGTAATTTCTGGGATACAGAAGGGTTGCGTATGGTACCGCCGAATGTACGTACCGCTTCCAAAAACGGGGCGGTAGACGCGTCCAGGTCTGAGGTGGTCCTGGTCAATGCGCCGCACGGCGACTATGTGTATTGCATCATCACAAAAAACAACGCGGATCAGCGTTGGGACCGGGATAACGAAGCCTGGGAACTGTTAAGGAAGGTAGGGGGTGCAATATGGCAGCATTACGAACCAAACAGCAAATGGAGTCCTGACCCCGGTCCGGGGCAGTTTTGA
- a CDS encoding radical SAM protein, which translates to MLKQTPYILYSDGKGNIFEDTSMEVVGRSGWDAFPIDPEEWIELPEGGNLYELPGRRGIGIDVATGEMGLCDKGWAVAAFIPPAHTGFYLAAYETMPDAPTLPLFCYTAVGWLDGKFYVPATRIEADIRQECAGFDAKKVKQGVNQLIEAYPHNRLVKHLAENCALTYECPAARNYFMGRWECPIPSSPACNANCVGCISFQPEDETIVSTQDRLRFKPTAEEIVEYTVPHLETAPFPIVSFGQGCEGEPLLMWETIRESIIQIRKHTPKGSININTNGSKPDAVRALCEAGLNSIRVSLNSAQEKYYTPYYRPNNYVFEDIIESLKVVREFNGWTSINYFVFPGMTDTEEEYEALRKLIRETGLNMIQWRNFNIDPDWYLGKLGITEPGPCMGIKQLQEMIHEEFPDLKFGYFNPPMERIKGDYMADFAH; encoded by the coding sequence ATGCTGAAACAAACACCTTACATATTATACTCCGACGGGAAAGGAAACATCTTTGAAGACACCTCTATGGAGGTAGTGGGCCGCAGCGGCTGGGATGCTTTCCCTATTGATCCGGAAGAATGGATCGAGCTTCCTGAAGGCGGTAATCTGTATGAACTGCCCGGCCGCCGTGGTATCGGAATCGACGTTGCTACCGGCGAAATGGGCCTGTGTGACAAAGGTTGGGCCGTAGCGGCGTTTATTCCGCCTGCCCATACCGGTTTTTACCTCGCAGCGTATGAAACCATGCCTGACGCTCCCACCCTGCCGCTGTTTTGTTACACCGCAGTAGGCTGGCTCGACGGCAAATTTTACGTGCCCGCTACCCGTATCGAAGCCGATATCCGCCAGGAATGTGCCGGCTTTGACGCCAAGAAGGTAAAACAAGGCGTTAACCAGCTGATAGAGGCTTACCCGCACAACAGGCTGGTAAAGCACCTGGCAGAAAACTGCGCCCTCACGTATGAATGCCCCGCCGCCCGTAACTATTTTATGGGAAGATGGGAATGCCCGATTCCTTCCTCTCCGGCCTGCAACGCCAACTGCGTAGGTTGTATCTCCTTCCAGCCGGAAGACGAGACCATCGTGTCCACACAGGACCGCCTCCGTTTCAAGCCTACCGCGGAAGAAATCGTGGAATATACCGTACCGCACCTGGAAACAGCCCCTTTCCCGATCGTGAGCTTCGGCCAGGGTTGCGAAGGCGAACCATTGCTGATGTGGGAAACGATCCGTGAGTCTATCATTCAGATACGCAAGCATACGCCTAAAGGCAGTATCAATATCAACACCAACGGCAGTAAACCCGATGCGGTGCGCGCCCTCTGTGAAGCAGGCCTCAACAGTATCCGTGTGAGCCTCAACTCCGCCCAGGAGAAATATTATACGCCATACTACCGTCCCAATAACTACGTGTTTGAGGACATCATCGAAAGCCTGAAAGTGGTGCGGGAATTTAACGGATGGACTTCCATCAACTATTTTGTTTTTCCGGGAATGACCGACACGGAAGAGGAATATGAGGCCCTGCGCAAACTGATCCGGGAAACCGGCCTGAACATGATCCAGTGGCGCAATTTCAATATTGATCCCGACTGGTACCTGGGCAAACTGGGCATTACCGAGCCAGGCCCCTGCATGGGCATTAAGCAGTTACAGGAAATGATACATGAAGAGTTTCCGGACCTGAAGTTTGGATATTTCAACCCGCCCATGGAACGCATCAAAGGCGACTACATGGCCGATTTCGCTCACTAA
- a CDS encoding peroxiredoxin codes for MLSVGSEFPEFKKTAVVSIEKGKEFYDLSSEELKASGKWMVMFWWPKDFTFVCPTEIAEFNKHAQDFVDRDAVLIGASTDSEFVHAAWRRDHEDLRDLKFPMLADTSKSLATELGILEANEKVAYRATYIVDPQGIVRWVSLYDLSVGRNVKEVLRVLDALQTDELCPCNWNKGEATLAV; via the coding sequence ATCTTATCCGTAGGGTCTGAGTTTCCCGAATTCAAAAAAACGGCCGTTGTTTCCATCGAAAAGGGTAAAGAGTTTTATGATCTGTCTTCCGAAGAGCTGAAAGCTTCCGGTAAATGGATGGTGATGTTCTGGTGGCCTAAGGATTTTACTTTCGTTTGTCCTACTGAAATCGCCGAATTCAACAAACATGCACAGGATTTCGTTGACCGTGACGCGGTACTGATCGGTGCTTCTACCGACAGCGAGTTTGTACACGCTGCCTGGAGAAGGGACCACGAAGATCTGCGTGACCTGAAATTCCCGATGCTGGCTGATACTTCCAAATCCCTGGCTACTGAACTGGGCATCCTGGAAGCCAACGAAAAAGTGGCTTACCGTGCTACTTACATTGTAGATCCTCAGGGTATTGTACGTTGGGTGTCTCTGTACGACCTGTCTGTAGGCCGTAACGTGAAAGAAGTACTGCGTGTGCTGGACGCATTGCAGACAGATGAGCTGTGCCCTTGCAACTGGAACAAAGGCGAAGCTACCCTGGCTGTTTAA